The following nucleotide sequence is from Nitratidesulfovibrio termitidis HI1.
CTAAAACTTGCAGCAGGAATAACCCTATAACGATAACACCACCGCAAATACGCTCGTATTCTATTTCTCAACATTGCAAACGCTACATGAGCTGAGCGAAATGTCTCAACACTAGAAACCCATGGAACACCATAAACTTCGCCTCTCCAACAAACTGAACCAGCTACTTCATCATACCCTCTTGACACCTTGCCTTTCCCAACCCCAACTTGCCACACGCACATGCGATAGCGTTGCACAAAGATCATCTCTTGCATTCGTACGCCCTCCACAAGGCGTGCCCATTACCACCCAACCTGACTCGCGCCAAGGTGGGGCTATAGTGGGGCTAAACACCAACAACAAAAAGAGGCTTACAAGTATTTCCTTGTAAGCCTCTGATTTTTCTGGTTGCGGGGGCCGGATTTGAACCGACGACCTTCGGGTTATGAGCCCGACGAGCTACCGAGCTGCTCCACCCCGCGACACGATGTGGGGACTGCCTCCCCAGCGAAGAAGGTGTGTATACGTGGCGCGGGCCGGGCTGTCAACCGCGCATTTACATCGCCGGGCAAATTCCTTATGTAGTGCGGGCCATGCAGAACAAGAACATCACCTCTCTTTCCGTCGTGCTGCCCGTGTACAACGAACAGGACAACCTGCCCGCCCTGTTCGAGGAAATCCGCCGCTCCATCGCCAACATCGGCAAGGAGTGGGAAGTGCTGTTCGTGGACGACGGCAGCAAGGACCGCAGCCTTGAGGTCATCAAGACCCTTGCGGCGGATCATCCCCAGATTCGCTACCTGTCGTTCCGCAAGAACTGCGGGCAGTCCGCCGCCTTTGCCGCCGGGTTCCAGGCCGCGCGCCACGAGGTCATCGTGACCATGGACGCCGACCTGCAGAACGACCCTGCCGACATCCCCGCCATGCTCATCGAATTCGAACGCGGGTACGACATGGTCATCGGCTGGCGCGCCAAGCGCAAGGACACCTTTGCCAAGCGCATCGCCTCCAGGTGGGCCAACGCCATCCGCAACCGCCTGACCGGCGAGACGGTGAAGGACACCGGTTGCTCGCTGAAGATATTGCGCACCACCATGGCCCGGCACATCCCCATGTTTACCGGCATGCACCGCTTTCTGCCCACGCTGATGAAGATGCAGGGCGCCACCGTGTCCGAACTGAAGGTGAACCACCGTCCGCGCCTGCACGGCGTGTCCAAGTACGGCGCCTTCAGCCGCGCCAAGACCGCCGCCTTCGATCTGCTGGCCGTGGCGTGGATGAAGCGCCGCTACATCAACTACGACATCGCCGAGCGCAACTGATCGATACGGAACGACGCGCCAAACGTGACGTAATGCCCGTACGCGCCTTTCCGCCGTTCCCGATCCACGGAACCGGGCCGAGGCTCCCTTTCCCGCCGCAGGCAGTACTGGATGGACACGCTGGAATGGACGCTCTGGCCCGCCCGCTGGGCCATCCTGCTTATCGGCCTGCTGGCGCAACTGGCCGCGCTAGTGCTGGCCGTGCGCCGGGAAGGCGCGCGGGCCTGCTCCACACTACCGTCACCCCAGCGTGCTTGCCGACCTGAAAGCTCGCCCTCGCCCGACTCCAAAGCGACATACGATTTCACACCCGCCATGGCCGCAGCCCCCGGCCCTCCCGCAGGCGCGCACGAGGCTACGCCCGGCGACTATCCCGATGAAATTCCACCCCGCATGCCCTGCGTTTTCCGCATCTCTCGCGGGCTGTTGCTGACCGGCGGCGCGCTGGTGGCCACTTTTGCCCTGCTGGAACGCGACATGCTGCTGCTGGCCGGACAGATGCTGGCCCTGCCCCTGCTCTGGCCGCGCCAGCGCTGACACCCCGGCACCTTGACGACGCGGCCCGTTGCCGCTACTGCGCACATGCGGTGTGCGCCGCCCATCCGTCCACCCTCACCCGGCCCCAGCCATCACCCTGCATGACCAACCGCCCCACCCGACTTCTCAAACGCGTGCTCAAGGGTGCGTTCGTCTTTCTCGGCCTTGCCGCCGCCATTGCGCTGTTGCGCCTCTCCGGCCTGCACGACGCCCTGGACACCGCCTGGGTGGATGCCAACATCCGCGACCACGGCGTTGCCGGTCTGGCCCTGTACCTTGGCGTGGGCTGCCTGCTCACCGCCGTGGGCATGCCCCGGCAGGTGGTCAGCTTTCTGGGCGGCTACGCCTTCGGCGCGGTGCTGGGCACCGTGTGGGGCACGCTGGCCACGGCCATGAGCTGCGTGGTCACCTTCTACTATGCGCGCCTTGCCGGGCAGTCGTTCGTGGCGCGCCGCTTCAGCCGCAGGGTGGCCAAAATCAACGCCTTCCTCGGGCGCGACCCGTTTGCCATGTCGTTCATCATCCGCTGCCTGCCCGTGGGCAACAACGTGCTGACCAACCTGCTGGCCGGGGTCAGCGCCATTCCCGCGCTGCCGTTCATTGCCGGGTCCGCCGCCGGGTATGTGCCGCAAACGTTCATCTTCGCCCTGCTGGGCAGCGGCGTACGCGTTTCTCCAGAATTGCGCACCACTGCCAGCGCCGTGCTGTTCGTCCTGTCCAGCCTGCTGGGCTACCTGCTGTACCGCCGCTACCGGGTGGACGACACCCTGGAAGCTCCAGAGGACGGACCGGAAGACGGACCGGAAGGCAGACCGGACGGCGGCAGCCAATCCTCGCCCTCCGACAAGGGCGCATAGCCCATTACAAAAGAACCTGCCCGCAGGCGACTGACTGGGGCAGCCCCCCCCACCCGTCAAACACGCCATCTGCGCGCCCCCCCTTCCCGCAACGACGCAAAACCGCCCGCCGACATGCATCGGCGAGCGGTTTTCATTCTAGACTGGAGAAACGGTTTCCGCGACTCTCGCGGCACGCCGCCTTACGACACCTTGGCCCCGTTGGCCACCGGGCCGGACGCGGCCACCAGTTGCATGCCGCTTTCGGTGCGCACGGCAAGGATCATCCCCTGCGATTCCAGGCCGCGCAGCTTGCGCGGGGCAAGGTTGGCCACCACGGCCACCTGACGCCCCAGCAGGAAGTCCGGTTCGAAGTATTCAGCAAGCCCGGCCACGATCTGGCGCGGAGCAGCCTCGCCAAGGTCCACTTCCACACGCAGCAGCTTGTCGGCGTTGGGGTGGCGTTCCACCACCACCACAGTGCCGAAGCGGATGTCCAGCTTCTGGAAATCGGCAAACTCTATGGTGGCGGGTTCGTCGCCAGCAGCAGGCGCGGCGGATTGGGCGGCAGCCTGCGCGGGCGCGGCGGCCTTCTCCTTCTTCTTGCCTTCCGCCTTGGCGGGTTTGGCTTCTTCCGTCTTTTCCAGTTCCACGCGGGGGAACAGGTTGGACGATGCCGCCACGGTGGTCCCGGCGGCCAGCCCGCCCCAGCGGTCGGCCTCGTCAGCCAATTGCACGGTGGCAGGGTCCAGTGTCTGGCCCAGTTGCCCCAGCAACACAGTGGAAGCCTCGGGCATCACCGGCCACAGGTGCACGGCCACCTTGCGCATGCATTCCAGCATCACGTACATGACGGTGCCCAGACGCTCGGTGTCGCCCTGCTTGAACAGGGCCCACGGCGCGGCATGGTCCACGTAACGATTCAGGGCCCGCACCAGCTCCCACAGCGATTCCAGCGCGTTGGAAAAACGCACCCGCTCGAACAGCCGCACGTAGTTGCGTTGAGCCTCTTCCGCCAGGGTACGGATGGCCTCGTCTTCCTCGGTCAGCGGCCCCTGCGCGGGCACCACGCCGCCGAAGTACTTGGCGGTCATGGACAGCACGCGGCTGAACAGGTTGCCGAGGTCGTTGGCAAGGTCCGCGTTCAGGCGGGCCACCAGCGCGTCTTCCGAAAAGCTGGCGTCACTGCCGAAGTGCATCTCGCGCAGCAAAAAGTAGCGGAAGGCGCTCAGACCGTACTTGTCGATCATGGACAGCGGGTCCACCACGTTGCCCAGCGATTTGGACATCTTGGTGTCGCGCACCAGCCAGTAGCCGTGCACATTCAGATTGTTGTAGGGCTCCAGCCCCGCCGCCTTCAGCATGGTGGGCCAGAATACCGCGTGCGGCTTCAGGATGTCCTTGGCCACCAGATGCTGCACGCCGGGCCAGAAGCGACCGAACTTCTCGCCATCGGGCCAGCCCAGCGCGGAGATGTAGTTGATCAGCGCGTCGAACCACACGTAGCACACGTAGTCCTTGTCGAACGGCAGTTCGATGCCCCAGGTCAGGCGGGACTTGGGCCGCGAGATGCACAGGTCTTCCAGCGCGCCGCTGTCCAGAATGCCCAGCACTTCGCTGCGGTAGCGCTCGGGCCGGATGAAGTCGGGGTTGTCCAGAATGTACTGGCGCAGCCACCCCTGATACTTTGACATGCGGAAAAAGTAGTTCTTCTCGCTGATGTATTCCGGCTTCACCTGGTGCTGTGGACAGAGGCCGTTTTCCAGTTCCTTCTCGGTGTAGAACCGCTCGCACCCGTAGCAGTAGTGGCCGCCGTATTCCCCGAAGTAGATGTCGCCGCTGTCGTAGACCTTCTGCAACACGTCCTGCACGCACTTCTTGTGTTCCGCGTCGGTGGTGCGGATGAACTGGTCATACTCCACGCCCAGATGCGGCCACAGGTCGCGAAACTGCGTGCTCACGCCGTCCACGAATTCCTGCGGCGAGCACCCGGCCTTTTCGGCGGCCTGCACGATCTTGTCGCCGTGCTCGTCGGTGCCGGTCAGGAAATAGGTGTCCTTGCCCAGCAGGCGGTGGAAGCGGCGCAACGAGTCGGCCACGATGGTGGTGTAGGCATGGCCGAGATGCGGCTTGGCGTTGACGTAGTAGATGGGGGTGGTGATGTAGAAGCGGTCCACGTGAGTCTCCCGATTCGGGCGCTGCGGGCGGTACGGGTCTGCCGCGCCGCCCTTGCGATATGATGCCCGCCCCCGGCGCACGCCGGGGGCGGAAGCTGTTGCCTGTATGGTCGCCATGCCCTGCTCCGAACCACGGAGCCGGGGCTGGCCGGTGTCGTCAGTTATTCGTTGCCGTGGCCGCCGTCGTGCCCGCCGCCGGAACCGCCCTCTCCGCCTTCACGGGGACCGGAAGGCCGCCGCTTGCGCTTGCGCCGCCCCCGGCTGGACCGCAGGGTGGACGGGTCGGTGTTTTTCAACGGGCCGCGCGCGCGGGGCATGGCGATGGCCGCCGGTGCGCTCGCCACGGTCGGTGCCACTACAGGTGCCTGTACGGCAGGTGCAGCACCGGGCTGGTTTTGGGACGAACCAGCTTCAGGAGCCGCTGCCCCTGTGCCGGACGCCTGCGGCGCAGTGCCACCGTAGGGTTCGCCCGACCCGGCAGGTACCCCCGCCGGAACAACAGACTCGCCCCCCGCAGCGGAAGCAGCCGTAGTAACCGGCGCAACCGTAGCAACCGAGGTAATCGGGGCTGCCGCATCCGCCGGGGTGGAAACAGCGCCGTCACCGGTCAGGGCCGCGGGACCTGTCTCCACGACCACCGGGGCATCCGCCCCTTCGGCCTGCGGTACGGGGCCGCCGGTCATGAACGTATCGAAGGTTGCGGCAAACGCGGCCTGGGCGATGCTGCCAGCCGGAGCGGCCTCGCGCGCGGGGCGCGGAGCGTCATGAGGCGCGGACGGGGCGGGCTGGGCCTGTGGGGCACGTCCATCGCGCCGTTCTCCACGATCCGAACGATCCGAACGGTCGGGCCTGTCAGCCCTGTCCGATCGCTCCGGCCGATCGCCACGTTCACCCCGTTCCGGCCTGTCCCCACGCTCGGGCCTGCGCCCGTCACGCCCCTCGCGCGGCTGACCTTCCGGCCCATCCGCGCGGCGTTCATGCTGCCCGTCCGGGCGCGGCATGTTGCCGCCGTGACCGCCAGCGGGACCACCGCCGCCCTGCTCCGGTCGGCGCGGTTCCATCTGCTGCCATTCTTCCAGCGTGACCTCGACCTCTTCATTGGATTCGGTCAGCAGGGCCAGACTGCCCCGGAACATGTTGGCGCGCAGTACCTTCACCGCGCCGCGCGAGGTCAGGTACTTCTTGCCCAGGCGCGGGCAGCGCCGGTGGAATTCCTCGTAGTTTTCCTGCTCGTAGCTCAGGCAGCACAGCAGGCGCCCGCAGATGCCGGAAATCTTGGCCGGGTTCAGGAACAGATTCTGTTCCTTGGCCATCTTGATGGTCACCGGGGCGAACTTGCGCAAAAAGCGGCGGCAGCAGCAGACCATGCCGCAGTTGCCCACCGCGCCGATCATCTGCGTTTCGTGACGCACGCCGATCTGGCGCAGTTCAATGCGGGTGCGGTAGTTCTTGACCAGGTCCTTGACCAGTTCGCGGAAGTCGATACGGGTCGGCGCCGTGAAATAGAAGATGATCTTGCTGCGGTCGAAGAATACCTCCACGTCCACCAGCTTCATCTCCAGGTCGCGGCCCCGGATGCACTCGTTGCAGAAGGCGCGGGCCTCGTCGCCCAGCTTCTCGTTTTCCGCTGCCTGCTCCAGGTCCTCGCCGCTTGCCACGCGCAGGATGGGCCGAAGGTCGGCCTCGGCCTCGCCCGCGTCTTCCGGCAGGTCGTCGCGCAGGGTCACCACTTCGCCGATGCCCTGCCCCTGATCGGTTTCCACGATCACCCTGTCACCCACGGCAACGGGCTGACCACCGCTGAGAAAATAGTATATCTGTCCGTATTCACGGAACTTGATGCCAAGTATTCGTTCCATCATGCTCGCCGGTTTCAGCCGGTTGACGCCCGTCCGGAAACATTCCGGCGAAAGGGGATGCGAACGGATTACGCCGCATGGCCGCGTGGCGGCCATCTCCACCTTCCTTGGCGAAATAACCTCCTCTTTTCCGCTTTTATGAGGCCTGTGTCAATAAAGCCGCGCCCCGCGCGGCCTTGGCGGCATTGCGCCGTTTCGGCAAGCGCCTGTTCCCGGCGGTTGCAACGCCCGTGCTCGTACCGTACAAGGTTCAAAGCCCATGTGACCAGTTTCACGAAGACCGTCCACCGGAGGCCCGCATGCTCCCCCGCACCGAAGCCATCGAACTGCTGCGCTCGCACAACCCGGAACCCCACCTTGTCCAGCACGCCCTGGCAACCGAGGCCGTCATGCGCGGCCTGGCCGCCCGTTTCGGGCAGGACGCCGAACTCTGGGGCTTGGCCGGGCTGCTGCACGACATCGACTACCCCCTCACCAAGGAAACGCCCGAACGGCACGGTCTGGTTGCCGTGGACCTCATCGGCGACAGGCTGCCGCCGGAAGCCGTGCAGGCCATCGTGGCCCACAACAGCGAATACACCGGACGCGAACCGGCCAGCCTGTTCGACCGCGCCCTGCGCTGCGGCGAAAGCGTGACCGGCCTGGTCAGCGCCGCCGCGCTGGTGCGCCCCACCGGCATGGACGGCATGCAGGCCTCCAGCCTGAAAAAAAAGATGAAGGACAAGGCGTTTGCCGCCAGCGTCAGCCGCGAAAGAATCCGCGAGTGCGAGGCCATAGGCCTTGAGCTTGGCGAATTCCTGACCATCGCCATCGAGGCCATGACGCCTGCTGCCGCAGAACTGGGCCTGACCCGCTAGTCGGCCTGACCCGCTAGTCGGCCTGACCCGCTAGTCGACCTGCCCCGTGCGCCCGGGCCGGTAGAGTCAGTCAGGCCAACCGGGCCGAGAGGGCCAGCCGGGCCGATCAAACAAATCAGGCCTATCGGGCCACGGCGCACCCCTTTCCGGCAACACCGACACCGCTCCAACGTACAACAACTCGAAGGAACCCCGCATGAAGCTCTCGTTCGTCATCGTCGCCGCCAACGCGGCGAAGTACATCGGCGACTGTCTTGCCTCGGTCCGCGCCGCAGCGGCCGAAATGACGGGCCTTGCCGAATCCGCCGACATCATCGTCGTGGACCGCGCCTCCACCGACGCCACCATTCGCAACGCACGCGACATCGCGCCCGAAGCCGTTATCGTCGAAGCCCCGGCCAGCGCCGGTTTTGCCGCCGCCGCAAATCTTGGCATCGCCCGTGCCAGCGGCGATGTGATCATCTTCGTGGACCCCGCCGTCACCCTGAGCCCCGGCGCTGCCCGCCGCCTGGCGGAACACATGGATACCACCCCCGCCTGCATGGTGGCCGGCGGCATGGTCACCGGCCCCAAGGACGCCGTACTGCGCGGCGCCGTCCGCCTGCCCGGCCTTATCGTCAAGCTGGCCCGCCTCAGCGGGCTGCCGGGCCGCCTGCCGCGCACCTGGTTCAACTGGCCCGCCTACGGCGAAAAGCACTTCCAGCAGCCCACCCGCGTGCAGGCCGTCTCGCTGGCGTTCGCCGCCGTGAAGACCGCCGCCCTGCGCAAGCTGGGTCCGCTGGACGAACGTTTTCAGGGCGATGCCTTCACCGGGCACGACCTGTGCCGCCGCATCCGCCGCGCGGTGATGTTCGACTGGAACGTGGCCGTGGTGCCGCAGGCCCGCGCCTGTGCGCAGGACGCCTTTGTCCTGCGGCCCGAAGTAGAGGACTTCGACCTGAACGGCGACGGCGTGGTGCGCGCCCGCGTGCGCGACGAAATGCTATACGTGTGGAAGAACTATTGCGTGCTCACCTCGCTGGGGAACAGCCTGCTGGAACTGGTCGGCACCAGCATGCGCTACGTGGTGTCCGCGCTGCCCGGCATCGGCTGCGACAAGTGCGCCCGCCACAACGCCGCCGTGCTGCGCGAAACATCGCGGGCCATGCTGGATACCCAGCTTGGCATGCAGTACCCCACCACCCCCTGGTAGCCGGGCGTCGGCACCGCGACGCGGCCTTTATCCGCGCGCGAAAGGCCGACGCCAAACATGAACGCTACGGGGCGGACGGCGCTAAACCGTCCGCCCCTTTGATTCCGGGCGCGCAGTCTGGCCTTATGGACTGCGCCATGCTATCCTGTGCAGGTATCTCCGGTGAAAAACCACCCAAAATGCCCATGAAGCCGTGGGACCGTTTTCACCCGGCCCTTTCGGTTCCGCCCACTACACTCCAAGCCGCCATCCCCGGGAGGACAGACCCCATGCCCTCGACCCGTTACGACAACGGCGTCCTGCAACTGGACACCACCATTCCCGTCCTGGGACCGGCCAAGATACCCACCCCGCTCTGCTACGGCAGCTACGCCGACGAACAGGGCATCCCCCTGTTCCTCGACCGCGAGCACATCGCCGAACTGGGCGCGGAATCCGTGCCCCTGCTGTTCGAGCCCGCCGGGCCGCGCAGTCACCTGTATTTCGATTCCTCCAAGACCAAGTGCGCCATCGTCACCTGCGGCGGCCTGTGCCCCGGCATCAACGACGTGATCCGGGCCATCGTCATGGAGGCGTACCACGCCTACAACGTGCCCGCCGTCATCGGCATCCGTTACGGGCTGGAAGGGTTCATCCCCAAGTTCCGCCACGAATTCATGGAACTGACCCCGGACAAGGTCTCGGACATCCACCAGTTCGGCGGCACCATCCTGGCCTCGTCGCGCGGGCCGCAGTCGCCCGAAGAAGTGGTGGACGCGCTGGAACGCATGAACGTCAGCGCCCTGTTCATGATCGGCGGCGACGGCACCATGCGCGCGGCGTCGGGCATCGTGGCCGAGATCGCCCGGCGCAACCTGCGCATCTCGGTCATCGGCATCCCCAAGACCATCGACAACGACATCAACTTCATCAGCCAGTCATTCGGCTTCGAAACCGCCGTGTACAAGGCTACCGAAGCCATCCAGTGCGCCCATGTGGAAGCGCTGGGGGCCATGAACGGCGTGGGGCTGGTCAAGCTGATGGGCCGCGAGTCCGGCTTCATCGCCGCGCACGCCACCCTTTCGCTGAAGGAAGTGAACTTCGTGCTCATCCCCGAGGTGGGCTTTACCCTGCACGGCGAAGGGGGCCTGCTGCCCGCGCTGGAAAAGCGGCTGCGCTCGCGCGCCCATGCCGTGATCGTGGTGGCCGAAGGCGCAGGCCAGCACCTGCTGGAAGGCACCGGAGAAACCGACGCCTCGGGCAACCCCATTCTGGGCGACATCGCCACCCTGCTGCGCACCGAAATCAAGCGCTACTGCGACGAGCATTCGCTGCCGTTCTCGCTGAAGTACATCGACCCCAGCTACATCATCCGCTCCGTACCGGCCAACGCCAACGACCGGGTGTACTGCGGCTTTCTGGGCCAGCACGCCGTGCATGCCGCCATGGCCGGGCGCACCGGCATGGTGGTGTCCAAGCTGATGGACCGCTACGTGCACCTGCCGCTGGACCTGGTAACCCGCACCCGGCGCAGGCTGAACGTGGCGTCCGACTACTGGCGGGCGGTGCTGGAGTCCACCGGGCAGGTGGATCTGGCGGGGATGGTGCCGGATACCACCCGCGCCTGCCCCATCTAGGCGCGGCCCCCAAAGCGTCCTTTCGCCCGCTGGCGTCGTCAAACTTCGCCGGCCATGTCGGTCGAATACGATAAGAGTATACTCCCTCATGGCCGGCTTGTTTTCCTTGCCAGCGAACGAAAATCCTGCTTTGGAGACCGCGCCTCGAAGACAGTGACGGGGCGTCACGTAAAGCACATGTTTCTTGCCGGAAGCCCGAAATCCTGTCGTCCGGGCACGGTCGGAAAGACAGTAACGTGCTGTCCTCAACCAGATAGCACGCAAAAATTCCTTCATTAGTCCTGGATACCCCCTCCCCATGCCCACGCCAGCACTGACGCAAATCAAGGCCTCCGCCGGATCGGGAAAAACCTACACCCTGACCCGGCGGTTCCTGTCGTTGCTGGCGGGCGCGCGCGACGAGGACGGGCGGGCCTGCGCGCTGGCCGTGGAAGGTGGGCACTGCTGGCCGGACATTCTGGCGGTGACCTTCACCAACAAGGCCGCGTCGGAAATGAAGGAGCGGGTCATCCGGCTGCTCAAGGAGCATGCTCTGGCGGATCCGGCCAAAACAGGGAAAGACGGGGGGGATGGCGCATGGCCCCCGGCCCGCGCGGCCCGCTGGGTGGACATCATCCTGCGGCGCTACGGCGCGCTGAACATCCGCACCATCGACAGCCTGCTGACCATGCTGGTGCGGCTGGCCGCGCTGGAACTGTCCCTGCCGCCCGACTTCGAGCCGTCCTTTTCGCCCGACGAATATTTCGAGCCGTTGTACGACCTGATTCTGGACCGCGCCCGCCGGGGCGACGTGCAATTGCGGGACGACGTGCGCGACGCCTGCCGCCTGCTGCTCTTCCACACCGATCTCAAGGGGTTCACCGTGGGGGCCGGGCTGCGGGTGCGCCTTTCGCAGCTGTTGCAGTTGCATCTGGCGGAAGGTGGCATGTCCGGCCCCGACCCGTTTGACGAAACCCCTCACCGGGGTGGCCTGCCTGATGTGGATACCGACGCCCTGGCCGCCAGGCTGGTGACCATCCACTCGGACATGCAGGACGCCACAGCCACCCTGTCGCGCGTCCTGGCCGAAGAGCAACTCTCCGCAGCCGCCAACCTGCACAAGTTTCTGGACAAGTGCGCGGAGAACAGCGCCTTTTCTCCGTTGTCCAAGTCGGTCTATCTGGAAAAAGGCGGGCTGGACGACTGCCTGCTGAAGGCCTCCAAAGGCAAGGGCAGCGACGATGCCCGCGCGGCCTTCGACGCCTGGCGCGACGCCTGCAACGATTTTGCCGTGCGCGGGCGGCTCATCCAGCGCGCCTTGCAGGTGGCCCCGCTGGCCGGTCTGGCCCGCGCCATGGCCGCGCACCTGCCCGATTTCCAGCGGCGCGAGGGCAAGCTGCCCCAGCCGCTCATCCCCCTGCACGCCCGCGACGTGCTGCACGGCGAGTTCGGCGTGTCGGAAGCCTTCTGCCGCATGGGCACGCGCCTCGCTCACATCCTTATCGACGAATTTCAGGACACCAGCCGCGACCAGTGGGCCGCCATCGAGCCGCTGGCCGTGGAATGCCTGTCGCGCGGCGGCGGGCTGACCTGGGTGGGCGACGTGAAGCAGGCCATCTACGGCTGGCGCGGCGGCGATTCCGCCCTGTTCGACGACATTCTGGCGTCCCCCGCGCTTACCGCCATCGTGCCCGACCCGGAGCAGGATACCCTGCCCCGCAACTGGCGCAGCCGTGCGGCCATCGTGCAGCACAACAACACCGTGTTCGCGCAACTGGACGACCCGCTGCGCGCGCGGGGCGTGCTGTCGGCCATGCTGGGCGACAAGACGCCAACCCACGTACTGGACGAGGCCGCCGCGTCCGTGGCGCGGGCCTTTGCCGGGGCGGCGCAGGAAGTTCCGGACAGGGATTCGGCCCGGGGCGGGCTGGTGCGCATCGTCCCCCTGCACGGCGAGGATAACGGCGACCTGCGTGACAAGGTGCGCCAGCAATTGCGCGCGCTGTTTCTGGACGATCTGGCCGCACGCCGCCCGTGGCGCGACGTGGCCGTGCTGGTGCGCAAGAACGACGAATCCGCGCTGGTGGCCTCGTGGCTCATGGACTGGGGCGTGCCGGTGGTGACCGAGAACAGCCTGCGGCTGGCCGACCACCCCCTCGTCACGCAGACCGTGGCCCTGCTGTCCTTCCTCGATTACCCGCCCAACGCGCTGGCCCTGTGGGAAGTGCTGACCGGTGCGGAACTGTTCGGCGGGGTCAGCGGGCTTTCCGACCGCGCGCTACGCGACTGGCTGGCCGACCGTTGCGCCCGCCCCGCCGACGACCCGCGCGGCGGCAGGGGGCTGCTGGCCGATTTTCGCGCCGCCTTCCCCGTGGCGTGGGAAACGTGGCTGGCCCCGTTCTACGCCCGCGCCGGGCTGATGGGCCCCTACGACACGGTGCGCGAAATCTTCGAACGCTTCCGCGTGGCGCAACGCCACCCGGAAGACATCGGCTACGTGCGCCGCTTTCTGGAGGTGGTGCACAACGCGGAATCGCGCGGGCTCACCTCTCTGGCAACCTTTCTGGAATTCTGGGTCGAAAGCGGCGGCGAGGAAAAGGTGCCCATGCCGGAAGCCATGGACGCCGTGCGGGTGATGACCATGCACAAGTCCAAGGGGCTGGAATTTCCGGTGGTGGTCATCCCCTTCCACCACCAGCCCGACCGTACCGATCCGCCGCTGGTTGTGGCCGAACTGGACGGCCAGCCGCTGCTGGCCCCGCTGTGCCCGGAAATGGGTGACCGCTACCACCACGCACAGGCGGCTGCCGCCGCCGAAAAACTGCACCTGCTCTATGTGGGCTGGACGCGCCCCGTGGACGAACTGCACGCCTACGTCACCTCCACCCCGTTTGCCGAGCGGAGTTCGTCCCTGCTGGCCGGGGTGCGCGCCCTGCTGGCCGGGTGCAACATCGACACGGGGCAGGAGTA
It contains:
- a CDS encoding ATP-dependent 6-phosphofructokinase, translating into MPSTRYDNGVLQLDTTIPVLGPAKIPTPLCYGSYADEQGIPLFLDREHIAELGAESVPLLFEPAGPRSHLYFDSSKTKCAIVTCGGLCPGINDVIRAIVMEAYHAYNVPAVIGIRYGLEGFIPKFRHEFMELTPDKVSDIHQFGGTILASSRGPQSPEEVVDALERMNVSALFMIGGDGTMRAASGIVAEIARRNLRISVIGIPKTIDNDINFISQSFGFETAVYKATEAIQCAHVEALGAMNGVGLVKLMGRESGFIAAHATLSLKEVNFVLIPEVGFTLHGEGGLLPALEKRLRSRAHAVIVVAEGAGQHLLEGTGETDASGNPILGDIATLLRTEIKRYCDEHSLPFSLKYIDPSYIIRSVPANANDRVYCGFLGQHAVHAAMAGRTGMVVSKLMDRYVHLPLDLVTRTRRRLNVASDYWRAVLESTGQVDLAGMVPDTTRACPI
- a CDS encoding UvrD-helicase domain-containing protein, whose amino-acid sequence is MPTPALTQIKASAGSGKTYTLTRRFLSLLAGARDEDGRACALAVEGGHCWPDILAVTFTNKAASEMKERVIRLLKEHALADPAKTGKDGGDGAWPPARAARWVDIILRRYGALNIRTIDSLLTMLVRLAALELSLPPDFEPSFSPDEYFEPLYDLILDRARRGDVQLRDDVRDACRLLLFHTDLKGFTVGAGLRVRLSQLLQLHLAEGGMSGPDPFDETPHRGGLPDVDTDALAARLVTIHSDMQDATATLSRVLAEEQLSAAANLHKFLDKCAENSAFSPLSKSVYLEKGGLDDCLLKASKGKGSDDARAAFDAWRDACNDFAVRGRLIQRALQVAPLAGLARAMAAHLPDFQRREGKLPQPLIPLHARDVLHGEFGVSEAFCRMGTRLAHILIDEFQDTSRDQWAAIEPLAVECLSRGGGLTWVGDVKQAIYGWRGGDSALFDDILASPALTAIVPDPEQDTLPRNWRSRAAIVQHNNTVFAQLDDPLRARGVLSAMLGDKTPTHVLDEAAASVARAFAGAAQEVPDRDSARGGLVRIVPLHGEDNGDLRDKVRQQLRALFLDDLAARRPWRDVAVLVRKNDESALVASWLMDWGVPVVTENSLRLADHPLVTQTVALLSFLDYPPNALALWEVLTGAELFGGVSGLSDRALRDWLADRCARPADDPRGGRGLLADFRAAFPVAWETWLAPFYARAGLMGPYDTVREIFERFRVAQRHPEDIGYVRRFLEVVHNAESRGLTSLATFLEFWVESGGEEKVPMPEAMDAVRVMTMHKSKGLEFPVVVIPFHHQPDRTDPPLVVAELDGQPLLAPLCPEMGDRYHHAQAAAAAEKLHLLYVGWTRPVDELHAYVTSTPFAERSSSLLAGVRALLAGCNIDTGQEYVAGVVPPAQEDATDDDAARQTAPSDAPQPLPEPSPAPASTPDVGHAPDQSSTAAPWRPMQWLPRLKIFRNQLEEFTFTERRRGMLVHACLEQLRLTGAPDQDAARAVAHGMRAFPLPVPEPEATARELTAMLAWLAALPQAAHWFTHGVPEQSIMDAQGSIHRTDLMVDDGETCTVVEWKTGRPSDDHVAQVRRYLGLLADATGRGPAGVRGVLVYLDGRTVQPVALRTADTATQNAAPLNDAPQNEAPQNDPSEGHRP